The following proteins are co-located in the Sulfitobacter guttiformis genome:
- a CDS encoding phenylacetate--CoA ligase family protein, with protein sequence MSNFDDLETRSAQARAADLALALPAQIARAQGLAGYAGSLDDVEAALITSMSALADLPVLRKSELGKAQAADAPFGGFTTKPAQGFSHVFQSPGPIYEPSSTDPDWWRMGRFLHGMGIGTGDIVHNCFGYHLTPAGMIFESGARAVGATVLPAGTGQTELQVIAARDVGSTAYAGTPDYLKIILEKADEMGVTLKITRAAVGGGALFPSLREWYSARGITCLQCYATADLGNIAYESPSMEGMIVDEGVIVEIVTPGTGNPVPEGEVGEVVVTTLNPDYPLIRFATGDLSAVMAGPSPCGRTNMRIKGWMGRADQTTKIKGMFVRPEQVAQLVSHHSEISRARVVATREGEQDVMTVRIESETHDAEAYGRSVAELLKLKGRIEVVAPGSLPKDGLVIEDQRTYD encoded by the coding sequence GATCTGGAAACCCGTAGTGCACAGGCCCGTGCCGCTGATCTGGCGCTGGCGTTGCCTGCGCAAATTGCGCGTGCGCAGGGACTTGCAGGCTATGCAGGATCGCTTGACGATGTTGAAGCGGCCTTGATCACATCGATGTCGGCATTGGCTGACTTGCCGGTTTTGCGCAAGTCGGAGCTTGGAAAGGCGCAAGCGGCCGACGCGCCTTTTGGCGGGTTCACCACCAAGCCTGCGCAGGGGTTCAGCCATGTGTTCCAGTCGCCCGGCCCGATTTACGAGCCATCCTCGACTGATCCCGATTGGTGGCGGATGGGGAGGTTTTTGCATGGAATGGGCATTGGTACGGGCGACATCGTGCACAACTGCTTTGGTTATCACCTCACCCCTGCGGGGATGATTTTCGAGAGCGGCGCGCGCGCTGTCGGTGCTACGGTGCTGCCTGCGGGCACAGGCCAGACCGAGTTACAGGTCATTGCGGCGCGGGATGTTGGCTCAACCGCCTATGCGGGTACGCCTGACTACCTCAAGATCATTCTTGAAAAGGCAGACGAGATGGGTGTGACGCTCAAGATTACGCGTGCGGCGGTGGGCGGCGGTGCGTTGTTCCCGAGCTTGCGCGAGTGGTATTCAGCGCGCGGTATTACCTGCCTTCAATGCTACGCTACTGCCGATTTGGGAAACATTGCTTATGAGTCGCCCAGCATGGAAGGGATGATCGTGGACGAGGGCGTCATCGTCGAGATCGTTACCCCCGGCACTGGCAATCCTGTGCCTGAGGGAGAGGTTGGTGAAGTTGTGGTAACCACGCTTAACCCCGATTATCCATTGATCCGTTTTGCCACGGGCGATCTGAGTGCGGTAATGGCAGGTCCTTCGCCCTGCGGCCGAACCAATATGCGTATTAAGGGATGGATGGGGCGCGCCGACCAGACGACCAAGATAAAGGGTATGTTCGTTCGCCCCGAGCAGGTGGCACAGCTGGTTTCACACCACTCCGAGATCAGCCGCGCGCGCGTTGTTGCCACCCGCGAGGGTGAGCAGGATGTGATGACCGTACGAATCGAGAGCGAGACCCATGATGCAGAAGCATACGGCCGTTCAGTCGCGGAGCTTTTGAAGCTTAAAGGGCGCATTGAAGTTGTGGCACCAGGGAGTTTACCTAAGGATGGTTTGGTGATCGAAGACCAGCGCACCTATGATTGA
- a CDS encoding ABC transporter permease → MSQISTPSYKSKRDGARVLSGLALLVAGLCALPMIAVLLAALSGGTDTVQHLAQTVLGGYARTTLALVLMVAFGTFVIGVGAAWLVTMTRFPGARFFEIALVLPLAFPAYVLAYAYTHVLDHPGIVQTVLRDLTGWGPRDYWFPEIRSLGGAAAMLVLVLYPYVYLLARAAFLQQSGTTFLAARALGSSPWAAFFKVSLPLARPAIAGGVLLTVMETIADFGTVAYFGVQTFATGIYTSWFSMFDRVGAAQLALCLLSFALLLAMLERLQRGDAKYHDPARQAKPAPPLVLKGWRAWVATVLCAVPVMLGAILPIIVLFSMGLGSEQNLLSTRYLGFIQNSATLASVAAVVTVCAAISVGFLQRIRGDRMAQGAAYVARLGYAVPGGVIAVGLLVPFAAFDNALDAWMRATFDVSTGLLVTGSIWLLVIAYMVRFLAAALGAYEGGQAMVHVNMDSASRSLGQGPVGTLRRVHLPILAPSLLTALLIVFVDVMKELPATLIMRPFNFDTLAVQAFRLASDERLEGAAVPSLVIVAMGLLPVILICRQVGRNR, encoded by the coding sequence ATGAGCCAGATATCGACCCCTTCCTATAAATCCAAGCGCGATGGTGCGCGCGTACTGTCAGGGCTGGCTTTGCTTGTCGCGGGCCTTTGTGCGCTGCCGATGATCGCTGTGCTTTTGGCGGCCTTGTCAGGCGGCACCGATACAGTTCAGCATCTGGCGCAAACGGTCCTCGGCGGCTACGCCCGTACCACGCTGGCGCTCGTCTTGATGGTGGCATTTGGCACATTTGTGATCGGCGTTGGCGCTGCTTGGCTGGTGACGATGACACGGTTTCCCGGGGCGCGCTTCTTTGAGATAGCTTTGGTGCTGCCGCTGGCTTTTCCTGCCTATGTGTTGGCTTATGCCTATACCCATGTGCTTGACCATCCTGGAATTGTGCAAACTGTGTTGCGGGATTTGACGGGCTGGGGGCCGCGGGATTACTGGTTCCCAGAGATACGGTCTCTTGGTGGGGCGGCCGCAATGCTTGTGCTGGTGCTTTATCCCTATGTGTACTTGCTGGCTCGCGCAGCATTCCTACAGCAAAGCGGGACGACCTTTCTGGCCGCGCGGGCGTTGGGTTCTTCGCCATGGGCCGCGTTTTTTAAGGTGAGCCTGCCACTGGCACGCCCTGCGATCGCGGGGGGCGTGTTGCTCACGGTGATGGAGACCATAGCGGATTTTGGCACAGTCGCTTATTTCGGTGTGCAGACTTTTGCGACTGGCATCTATACCAGCTGGTTCTCGATGTTCGACCGTGTGGGGGCTGCGCAACTGGCGCTGTGTCTGCTCAGCTTTGCGCTGTTGCTGGCGATGTTGGAGCGACTTCAGCGGGGAGACGCAAAGTATCATGATCCGGCACGACAGGCTAAACCTGCTCCACCGCTGGTCCTTAAGGGCTGGCGGGCATGGGTGGCAACAGTGCTGTGCGCCGTACCCGTCATGCTAGGGGCGATACTCCCGATTATCGTATTGTTCTCGATGGGGTTGGGATCGGAGCAGAACCTGCTCAGCACGCGATATCTCGGGTTCATTCAGAACTCGGCCACTCTTGCATCTGTGGCGGCTGTCGTGACCGTCTGTGCCGCGATCAGCGTGGGGTTTTTACAACGTATACGCGGAGACCGGATGGCGCAGGGCGCGGCCTATGTTGCGCGGCTTGGCTATGCGGTGCCGGGCGGGGTGATTGCAGTGGGGTTGTTGGTGCCGTTCGCCGCGTTTGATAATGCACTGGATGCCTGGATGCGGGCCACTTTCGACGTCTCGACAGGATTGCTTGTTACCGGCTCTATCTGGTTGTTGGTTATCGCCTATATGGTGCGGTTTCTGGCGGCGGCCCTCGGAGCGTATGAGGGCGGTCAGGCGATGGTGCACGTGAACATGGATTCAGCTTCGAGATCTTTGGGTCAAGGGCCCGTGGGCACGCTGCGGCGGGTACATCTGCCGATTCTCGCACCCAGTTTACTGACGGCACTGCTCATCGTGTTTGTGGATGTGATGAAGGAATTGCCTGCCACGCTGATCATGCGGCCCTTCAACTTTGACACGTTGGCTGTACAGGCTTTCCGGCTTGCAAGTGACGAGCGGCTGGAGGGTGCTGCCGTGCCTAGTCTTGTGATCGTAGCGATGGGACTACTGCCTGTCATACTGATTTGCCGGCAAGTTGGTCGCAACAGATAG
- the yghU gene encoding glutathione-dependent disulfide-bond oxidoreductase — protein sequence MADDLTYTPPKVWTWDAESGGKFASINRPVAGPTHDKELEVGKHPIQLYSLATPNGVKITILLEELLAAGHTGAEYDAWLVNIGDGVQFGSGFVDVNPNSKIPALMDHSGETPQRVFESGAILLYLAEKFGAFIPSDPAKKTEMMSWLFWQMGSAPYLGGGFGHFYAYAPEKFQYPIDRFSMEAKRQLDVLDRHLADNEWFAGEYSIADIAIWSWYGQLVLGRLYDAAEFLDVASYKNVMRWAKAVDARPAVTRGRMVNRAFGDDLSMQLHERHDAADFDTKTQDKIAK from the coding sequence ATGGCCGACGACCTCACCTACACCCCTCCCAAAGTCTGGACTTGGGACGCAGAAAGCGGCGGGAAATTCGCTTCGATCAACCGCCCTGTCGCTGGGCCTACACATGACAAAGAGCTCGAAGTCGGCAAACACCCTATCCAGCTTTACTCGCTGGCCACACCCAATGGCGTAAAGATAACGATTCTCCTCGAAGAGTTGCTGGCAGCAGGTCACACGGGCGCGGAATACGACGCATGGCTCGTCAACATCGGCGATGGCGTCCAGTTTGGCTCGGGCTTTGTTGACGTGAACCCCAACTCAAAAATCCCCGCCCTTATGGATCATTCTGGCGAGACCCCACAACGCGTGTTCGAAAGCGGCGCGATCCTGCTCTACCTCGCCGAAAAGTTCGGTGCCTTTATTCCTAGCGATCCTGCGAAGAAAACCGAGATGATGAGCTGGCTTTTCTGGCAAATGGGCTCAGCACCCTACCTTGGCGGCGGATTTGGACATTTCTACGCCTATGCCCCGGAGAAATTCCAATACCCCATCGATCGCTTCTCTATGGAAGCGAAGCGCCAGCTTGACGTTTTGGACCGCCATTTGGCCGACAACGAATGGTTTGCGGGCGAATATTCAATAGCCGACATTGCGATCTGGTCATGGTATGGCCAGCTGGTCCTCGGGCGCCTTTATGACGCCGCAGAATTCCTTGACGTCGCCAGCTACAAAAACGTCATGCGCTGGGCCAAGGCAGTCGATGCCCGTCCCGCAGTCACACGTGGCCGTATGGTGAACCGTGCATTTGGCGATGATCTGTCCATGCAGCTGCATGAACGTCACGATGCCGCCGATTTTGACACAAAAACTCAAGACAAGATCGCAAAATAG
- the ykgO gene encoding type B 50S ribosomal protein L36, translated as MKVRNSLRSLKNRHRDCRVVRRKGRVYVINKTQKRFKARQG; from the coding sequence ATGAAAGTTCGCAATTCACTCCGCTCGCTCAAGAACCGGCACCGCGACTGCCGTGTTGTGCGTCGCAAAGGCCGCGTTTACGTGATCAACAAAACCCAAAAGCGTTTCAAAGCTCGTCAGGGCTGA
- a CDS encoding N-formylglutamate amidohydrolase, translated as MPAAAFDVVMPETQTSCVVFASPHSGRDYPWSFMRKTVLNEHAIRSSEDAFVDQLFECAPEYGAAFIKAGAPRAFVDLNRARDELDPALIEGVRRIGHNPRVASGLGVIPRVVANGRAIYRGKMSLHEAEERIAEYWVPYHDKLQTLLDASHDRHGQTVLIDCHSMPHEAMDGVIRAGMRRPDIVLGDRFGAAASGDVVDRIESAFSSAGFIVTRNAPFAGAYITQAYGKPATGQHAVQVEIDRSLYMNEKLIRPNGDFEAVQVALRKVIQEVAKIGHGRVKLAAE; from the coding sequence ATGCCCGCTGCCGCCTTTGATGTTGTTATGCCCGAAACGCAGACTTCTTGCGTCGTGTTCGCCTCTCCCCATTCCGGGCGGGACTATCCATGGTCGTTCATGCGCAAAACCGTTTTGAACGAACATGCGATTCGCTCGTCAGAGGATGCTTTTGTCGATCAACTGTTTGAATGCGCGCCGGAATACGGTGCTGCTTTCATAAAAGCAGGGGCCCCGCGTGCATTTGTCGATCTTAACCGCGCCAGAGACGAGCTTGATCCCGCGCTGATTGAGGGGGTGCGGCGGATCGGGCACAACCCTCGGGTTGCATCGGGTTTGGGGGTGATACCCCGCGTTGTCGCAAACGGGCGTGCCATCTATCGGGGGAAAATGAGCTTGCATGAAGCGGAGGAGCGGATTGCCGAATATTGGGTGCCATACCATGACAAACTTCAGACTTTGCTGGACGCTTCGCATGACCGTCATGGGCAAACAGTGCTGATTGATTGCCATTCTATGCCACACGAAGCAATGGATGGCGTGATTCGGGCAGGTATGCGGCGCCCTGATATCGTGCTGGGTGACCGGTTCGGAGCGGCGGCCAGCGGGGACGTAGTGGACCGGATCGAGTCAGCATTTTCCAGTGCAGGTTTTATTGTTACGCGAAATGCGCCTTTTGCCGGTGCCTATATCACTCAGGCATACGGCAAGCCTGCAACGGGCCAGCATGCAGTGCAGGTCGAAATCGACAGATCCCTCTATATGAACGAAAAGCTGATTCGCCCCAACGGAGATTTCGAGGCGGTCCAAGTGGCGCTGCGTAAGGTCATACAAGAGGTCGCTAAAATCGGTCACGGCCGCGTAAAGCTTGCTGCGGAGTAA
- a CDS encoding DNA polymerase IV encodes MPALCRDCLTQFDNARRCPACASPRVTRHPELWELSIAHMDCDAFYASVEKRDDPSLEGKPVIIGGGHRGVVSTACYVARIRGVRSAMPMFQALKLCPEAVVIRPRMEEYVKASRAIRAMMEELTPAIEPLSLDEAFLDMGGTARLHGAPPAVMLARLVRRMKLELGLTGSIGLSHNKFLAKVASDLDKPHGFSVIGKGETMDFLREKPVRMIWGVGAAAQVSLDKAGIRTFSDLLRWEQTDLVARFGGMGERLYHLARGEDFRRVSAHTPMKSITNETTFNEDTADPDLLDGHIWRMAEKVADRAKAKNLAGRVVTLKLKRADHTLLSRRISLSDPTQLADRIYRTARALFDQVGDKGPYRLLGCGISDLCDASSADKLGDLLDPGAVRRSGAERATDAIRERFGGKAIVKGRTLR; translated from the coding sequence ATGCCCGCCCTCTGCCGCGATTGCCTGACCCAATTCGACAATGCGCGCCGCTGTCCGGCATGCGCAAGCCCGCGCGTGACGCGGCACCCTGAATTGTGGGAACTGAGCATCGCGCATATGGATTGCGATGCATTTTATGCTTCCGTGGAAAAACGCGATGATCCATCCCTTGAGGGAAAGCCCGTCATCATCGGTGGCGGCCATCGCGGTGTTGTCTCGACCGCCTGCTATGTCGCGCGGATCCGTGGGGTCCGGTCTGCGATGCCTATGTTCCAGGCACTCAAGCTGTGCCCCGAGGCGGTGGTAATTCGCCCCCGCATGGAGGAGTACGTGAAAGCCTCCCGCGCCATTCGTGCCATGATGGAGGAGCTGACCCCCGCCATTGAGCCACTATCCCTCGACGAGGCCTTTCTGGATATGGGCGGCACCGCCCGCCTCCACGGTGCGCCGCCTGCTGTGATGCTTGCGAGACTCGTCCGGCGGATGAAACTGGAACTCGGTCTGACAGGCTCCATCGGACTCAGCCACAACAAGTTTTTGGCCAAAGTCGCCTCGGATCTGGACAAGCCCCACGGGTTTTCGGTCATCGGCAAGGGTGAGACGATGGATTTTCTGCGGGAAAAGCCGGTACGCATGATTTGGGGTGTCGGGGCCGCCGCGCAGGTATCGCTCGACAAAGCGGGAATTCGTACGTTCTCCGATCTGCTACGCTGGGAGCAGACCGATTTGGTTGCCCGTTTCGGTGGAATGGGGGAGCGCCTCTATCACCTCGCACGCGGCGAAGACTTCCGCCGCGTTTCCGCACATACTCCGATGAAGTCGATCACCAACGAGACGACATTCAACGAGGACACCGCCGATCCAGATTTGCTGGATGGTCACATCTGGCGCATGGCGGAAAAAGTTGCAGACCGTGCCAAGGCTAAAAATCTAGCTGGCCGCGTTGTCACGCTCAAACTCAAACGCGCCGATCACACTCTCCTGTCGCGCCGCATTTCACTAAGCGATCCCACACAACTTGCTGATCGGATTTATCGCACCGCCCGCGCTCTGTTTGATCAGGTTGGGGACAAGGGGCCTTACCGCCTGCTGGGGTGTGGCATATCCGATTTGTGTGATGCATCGAGTGCGGATAAACTTGGCGACTTGCTTGATCCTGGCGCTGTGCGCCGCTCTGGCGCGGAGCGTGCAACAGATGCCATACGCGAGCGCTTCGGCGGTAAAGCGATCGTAAAGGGGCGAACCCTACGCTGA
- a CDS encoding NUDIX hydrolase — protein MQIDISPYDGAPFAGAKLALYLGERLAVILRDAKPGLIFANHWDLPGGGREGDEGPIHCALRECREELGLLVPEGAIVWGRAFPEGTQAKWFFVAQMPESAIGDVVFGNEGQEWRMMEESRFVTHPMAVPAFKDRLKVWIGERDPRL, from the coding sequence ATGCAAATCGACATTTCACCCTATGACGGCGCGCCCTTTGCAGGTGCGAAGCTGGCGCTGTATCTGGGAGAGCGTCTGGCAGTGATCCTGCGGGACGCAAAGCCAGGCCTGATATTCGCGAACCACTGGGATCTGCCCGGCGGTGGCCGTGAGGGTGATGAGGGCCCAATCCACTGTGCCTTGCGGGAGTGCCGCGAGGAACTGGGCCTGTTGGTGCCTGAAGGGGCGATTGTTTGGGGGCGTGCGTTTCCGGAAGGCACACAGGCAAAGTGGTTCTTTGTGGCTCAGATGCCGGAGTCCGCGATAGGTGATGTAGTGTTCGGGAACGAGGGGCAGGAGTGGCGCATGATGGAGGAAAGCCGCTTTGTCACGCACCCTATGGCGGTGCCCGCCTTTAAGGATCGTCTCAAGGTATGGATCGGCGAGCGTGATCCGCGACTATAG
- the pyrF gene encoding orotidine-5'-phosphate decarboxylase: MPDDRLIVALDVPNAVSGLALANRLGEAVNFYKIGLGMLTGGGLGLANELKQEHGKRIFLDMKLFDIGATVEAAVRGLARFDLDFLTVHGDPHVVRAAKEGAAGTDLKILAVTILTSLDRADLDAGLIRDGDLPEIVVARALHAFEAGADGVIASPQEAALIRALPQASQKLIVTPGVRPAGTAMGDQKRVLTPSQAIESGADHIVVGRPIWRAEDPAQAARDVLAEITTQA; this comes from the coding sequence ATGCCCGATGACCGCCTGATTGTTGCCCTTGATGTGCCAAACGCCGTTTCAGGGCTGGCCTTGGCAAACCGCCTCGGAGAGGCAGTGAATTTCTATAAGATCGGCTTGGGCATGTTGACGGGCGGCGGTCTGGGCCTCGCCAACGAGCTCAAGCAGGAACATGGCAAGCGCATCTTTCTGGACATGAAACTGTTTGACATCGGCGCCACAGTCGAGGCTGCAGTGCGGGGTCTTGCCCGCTTTGATCTCGATTTCCTGACGGTTCACGGCGACCCACATGTGGTGCGCGCCGCCAAAGAAGGCGCCGCGGGCACCGACCTGAAAATCCTTGCCGTGACCATTCTTACCTCTCTTGACCGTGCGGATCTGGATGCGGGACTGATCCGCGATGGCGACCTGCCCGAAATTGTCGTGGCCCGTGCGTTGCATGCGTTTGAGGCAGGCGCAGACGGCGTGATTGCCTCTCCCCAAGAGGCCGCTTTAATCCGCGCCCTTCCGCAGGCTTCACAAAAGCTGATCGTGACGCCAGGTGTGCGCCCAGCCGGCACCGCCATGGGCGATCAAAAACGTGTATTAACCCCGAGCCAAGCCATTGAAAGCGGGGCTGATCATATCGTTGTAGGCAGACCAATCTGGCGCGCAGAAGATCCCGCACAGGCAGCCCGCGATGTATTGGCGGAGATCACCACTCAGGCGTGA